The Pyrus communis chromosome 9, drPyrComm1.1, whole genome shotgun sequence genome has a segment encoding these proteins:
- the LOC137744906 gene encoding probable serine/threonine-protein kinase PBL8 encodes MGNCGTREESAVVTNAQVQQLSTLVKNGGGERKQNHSRSISDLIDPSTPRNFEDARKNAVLYTHVIAFTLFELETITKSFRSDYILGEGGFGTVYKGYIDENVRVGLKSLPVAVKVLNKEGFQGHREWLTEVNFLGQLRHPNLVKLIGYCCEDDHRLLVYEFMFRGSLENHLFRKATVPLLWGTRMMIALGAAKGLAFLHNAERPVIYRDFKTSNILLDSDYATKLSDFGLAKAGPQGDETHVSTRVMGTYGYAAPEYVMTGHLTARSDVYSFGVVLLELLTGRRSVDKTRPSKEQNLVDWARPKLNDKRKLLQIIDPRLENQYSVRAAQKACSLAYYCLSQNPKARPLMSDVVETLEPLQSCNEASDSTGGPFAMTRIPEYRTHHRFSNNVRPGVVCRSPNPNLSPGGPAACRVR; translated from the exons ATGGGGAACTGCGGCACGAGGGAAGAATCAGCTGTGGTGACCAATGCTCAAG TTCAGCAGCTGAGCACTCTGGTGAAGAACGGCGGCGGCGAGAGGAAGCAGAATCACAGCCGTTCGATTTCAGATCTGATCGATCCTTCGACGCCACGCAACTTCGAGGACGCGCGGAAGAATGCGGTACTATACACGCACGTCATCGCCTTCACGCTTTTCGAGCTCGAGACCATTACTAAGAGCTTCCGCTCCGACTACATTTTGGGGGAAGGCGGCTTCGGGACGGTGTACAAGGGCTACATTGACGAGAACGTTCGGGTCGGGTTGAAATCTCTGCCTGTCGCCGTCAAGGTCCTCAACAAGGAGGGCTTCCAGGGCCACCGCGAGTGGCTGACGGAGGTCAACTTCCTCGGCCAGCTCCGTCACCCCAATCTCGTGAAATTGATTGGATACTGCTGCGAAGACGATCACAGATTGCTGGTTTACGAGTTCATGTTCCGAGGGAGCCTCGAGAATCATCTTTTCCGGA AGGCAACTGTCCCATTGTTGTGGGGGACGCGGATGATGATTGCTCTGGGAGCTGCCAAGGGGCTTGCTTTTCTTCACAATGCCGAAAGGCCTGTGATTTATCGAGATTTCAAGACTTCGAATATCTTGCTGGATTCT GATTATGCTACCAAGCTTTCGGATTTCGGGCTTGCTAAAGCTGGACCTCAAGGGGATGAGACTCATGTATCTACTCGCGTTATGGGTACCTATGGATATGCAGCCCCGGAGTATGTAATGACTG GCCACCTAACTGCCCGGAGTGACGTATACAGCTTTGGAGTTGTTCTCCTTGAGCTTTTGACAGGAAGAAGATCTGTTGACAAGACGAGACCAAGCAAGGAGCAGAACCTGGTAGATTGGGCGCGGCCAAAACTGAACGACAAGAGAAAGTTGCTACAAATAATCGACCCTAGGTTGGAGAATCAGTACTCGGTCAGAGCAGCACAGAAGGCCTGCAGCTTGGCATACTACTGTCTCAGCCAAAACCCCAAAGCAAGGCCCTTAATGAGTGATGTAGTTGAAACTTTGGAACCTCTACAAAGTTGCAACGAAGCAAGCGACTCAACTGGCGGTCCATTTGCCATGACCAGAATCCCCGAGTACCGAACGCATCACAGGTTTTCTAACAACGTACGTCCGGGTGTTGTTTGTCGATCTCCCAACCCAAATTTATCGCCCGGAGGTCCTGCAGCGTGCAGAGTTAGATGA
- the LOC137744908 gene encoding large ribosomal subunit protein bL17c has product MATTMALATATGVAETSRWSMASLKAALPPPPERFTVPTASSSSSATCGHRSLRLSVGLRKPELQFGTFSGLSPLNPLLSLGLSESTSFEHNFIIIDNGGRISAMRHGRKVPKLNRPPDQRKALLRGLTTQLLKHGRIKTTRARASAMRKYVDKMITLAKDGSLHKRRQALGYIYEKQIVHALFAEVPDRYGERNGGYTRIIRTLPRRGDNAPMAYIELV; this is encoded by the exons ATGGCGACGACAATGGCATTGGCAACGGCTACCGGAGTAGCAGAAACCAGCAGATGGAGCATGGCGTCTCTGAAGGCGGCGCTGCCACCCCCGCCCGAGAGGTTCACCGTTCCtactgcttcttcttcttcttcggcaACGTGCGGCCATCGGAGCCTGCGCCTCAGCGTCGGACTCCGCAAACCCGAGCTCCAATTCGGGACTTTCTCGGGTCTCTCTCCCCTGAACCCGCTCCTCTCCCTCGGCCTCTCTG AGTCCACGAGTTTTGAACACAACTTCATCATCATTGATAATGGTGGTCGTATTTCTGCCATGAGACATGGCAGGAAAGTTCCTAAGCTCAACAGGCCTCCTGACCAGAGGAAAGCACTTCTTCGAGGCCTCACAACTCAGCTCCTTAAACACGGACGCATCAAAACCACCCGAGCAAGGGCAAGTGCTATGAGGAAGTACGTGGACAAGATGATCACACTGGCCAAGGATGGATCTCTCCATAAGAGGAGACAAGCGCTGGGATACATCTACGAGAAACAGATTGTCCATGCTTTGTTTGCAGAGGTACCTGACAGATATGGGGAGCGGAATGGTGGCTATACAAGAATCATCAGAACTCTGCCAAGGCGAGGGGACAATGCACCCATGGCATACATTGAACTCGTGTAG